A genomic window from Candidatus Nitrosoglobus terrae includes:
- a CDS encoding PilN domain-containing protein → MKYQSKRKQQKSSAKVASSHSLNIDVNIDLSRFLAWWGQGLMYYLPPSVRQLFWHQAATVVLEPQGDGVRIQRLRRESNEVLGFYDGVRRWDTSLLHEGEVLIFRLPAAQVLSKSIELPFAAEENLRQVLAFEMERHTPFTVNQVYYDFEVISRNATTRQITIRLVVAPQRILNEWLERLSDWGLQPAVVSVVGLEKMRINLLPQESRPVKSSILPRINIGLGVLLLVLVATATLLPLWQERNVVIQLMPKVAAAQQQAEAVVAIRQQLEKAVKASEFLIKEKRQYPSAVEFLYELTHILPDSIWLQQLDFTRGELNIRGEAVEASALIALLQSSTYMKNAQFRSPITTDSQTGRDRFHITAQIPKVEIPLS, encoded by the coding sequence ATGAAATATCAATCAAAACGAAAACAGCAAAAAAGTAGTGCTAAGGTTGCTTCTTCCCATTCTCTGAATATTGATGTCAATATAGATCTAAGCCGTTTTTTAGCTTGGTGGGGGCAAGGGCTTATGTATTATCTTCCTCCGTCGGTACGGCAGTTATTTTGGCATCAGGCGGCAACGGTAGTCTTGGAGCCACAGGGCGATGGAGTGCGGATACAGCGACTGCGGAGAGAAAGTAATGAGGTGCTTGGCTTTTATGATGGAGTGAGGCGTTGGGATACCAGTTTGCTTCATGAAGGTGAGGTCTTGATATTTCGCCTGCCAGCAGCGCAAGTACTCTCAAAATCCATTGAACTGCCCTTTGCAGCGGAAGAGAATTTACGTCAAGTCCTTGCTTTTGAGATGGAGCGACACACCCCCTTTACGGTCAATCAGGTGTATTACGATTTTGAGGTAATCAGCCGTAATGCAACTACACGTCAAATAACAATCCGCTTAGTAGTAGCACCGCAGCGGATTTTGAATGAATGGCTGGAGCGGCTGTCTGATTGGGGACTGCAGCCGGCTGTAGTCAGTGTAGTGGGTCTTGAAAAGATGCGGATCAATCTACTGCCCCAGGAATCTCGTCCTGTTAAATCTAGTATTCTGCCCCGGATTAATATTGGGCTAGGGGTATTGCTGCTGGTTTTGGTTGCAACGGCTACTTTACTCCCGTTGTGGCAAGAACGGAATGTGGTTATTCAGTTAATGCCAAAAGTGGCGGCGGCTCAGCAGCAAGCTGAGGCGGTTGTGGCTATTCGCCAGCAACTGGAGAAAGCGGTTAAGGCTTCAGAGTTTTTAATTAAAGAAAAACGACAATATCCTTCAGCGGTAGAGTTTCTCTATGAGCTTACTCATATTCTGCCCGATAGTATTTGGCTGCAGCAGCTTGATTTTACCCGAGGTGAGCTTAATATTCGGGGAGAGGCCGTTGAGGCATCCGCACTAATAGCCCTTTTACAGTCCTCTACGTATATGAAAAACGCCCAATTTCGCTCACCGATTACCACTGATTCTCAGACGGGTCGAGATCGTTTCCATATCACGGCTCAGATCCCTAAGGTGGAGATACCTCTTTCATGA
- the xerC gene encoding tyrosine recombinase XerC — MEEEQQAWVNHFFTHLQYERGLSARTIASYCYDLAKVVAFCCKNKICSWKELDAQKVRAIVVACHQIGLSGRSIQRLLSALRSFYTYLQREGLVEDNPAQRLYAPKGKYELPHVLDVDQVAQLLDKTNLSSDLLLRDQAILELFYSSGLRLSELVSLNMRALDLNAALVRVVGKGAKIREVPIGRRAKEALARWFLIRLTWVEPQEEAVFISQQGRRLSSRAIQKRLHLWGLRQGLDVALHPHRLRHAFATHLLESSGDLRAVQELLGHADISTTQVYTHLDFQHLAKIYDQAHPRARKKY; from the coding sequence ATGGAAGAAGAGCAGCAGGCTTGGGTTAATCATTTTTTTACTCATCTTCAGTATGAGCGGGGTCTATCAGCGCGGACAATTGCAAGTTATTGTTATGATTTAGCAAAAGTAGTTGCATTTTGCTGCAAAAATAAAATTTGTAGCTGGAAGGAATTAGATGCTCAAAAAGTACGGGCAATAGTAGTTGCCTGCCACCAGATAGGATTATCTGGGCGTAGTATTCAACGTCTATTATCCGCCTTGCGTAGCTTTTATACCTACCTACAACGAGAAGGGTTAGTGGAAGATAACCCAGCACAAAGGCTTTACGCCCCCAAGGGAAAATATGAGCTGCCTCATGTTCTTGATGTAGATCAAGTCGCTCAACTATTGGATAAAACAAATTTAAGTAGTGATTTACTCCTTCGGGATCAGGCCATATTAGAGCTGTTTTATTCTTCTGGACTTCGGCTATCTGAGCTGGTGAGCTTAAATATGCGAGCCTTAGATTTAAATGCTGCTTTGGTACGTGTTGTTGGCAAAGGAGCCAAAATTCGTGAAGTTCCCATTGGGCGGCGAGCTAAAGAGGCCCTAGCCCGTTGGTTTTTAATACGATTAACATGGGTTGAACCGCAAGAAGAAGCGGTTTTTATTAGCCAACAAGGTCGCCGTTTATCTTCTCGGGCAATTCAAAAGCGGCTGCATCTTTGGGGTTTACGTCAAGGTCTTGATGTGGCCCTACATCCCCATCGTTTACGGCATGCGTTTGCTACTCATTTACTGGAATCTAGTGGTGATCTGCGAGCTGTGCAAGAGTTGTTAGGTCACGCGGATATTAGTACCACACAAGTGTATACTCATTTGGATTTTCAGCACTTGGCTAAAATATATGATCAAGCCCACCCAAGGGCTAGGAAAAAATACTAG
- the gspM gene encoding type II secretion system protein GspM yields the protein MNFHLPEKWHGAAAIGLLLLILLMIYIVAIQPIIAKHRFYQENIASMQQRLEKYQQIIASRPTLEIQLKQLYREQATNAYYLAQQSAPLAATELQRWVKAALEASGGGGTLMSMQNLPVVETELFPRVGINVRMNGSTEVLEKVLYDLESRHPLLFIDHLQVMSRQIRQRSLQDRKKIIEKTLLTISFELYGYMRDPNAPPVGA from the coding sequence ATGAATTTTCATCTACCAGAAAAGTGGCACGGTGCTGCCGCTATAGGTTTATTGTTATTGATTTTACTAATGATTTATATTGTGGCTATCCAGCCGATTATCGCAAAGCATAGATTTTATCAAGAGAATATTGCCTCAATGCAGCAACGGTTGGAGAAATATCAGCAAATTATTGCTAGTCGACCGACGCTGGAGATTCAGTTAAAGCAGTTATATCGAGAGCAGGCCACTAATGCTTATTATCTAGCCCAGCAATCTGCGCCACTAGCGGCCACCGAACTGCAAAGATGGGTTAAAGCTGCATTGGAGGCCAGCGGCGGTGGCGGCACTTTAATGAGTATGCAAAATTTACCCGTCGTTGAAACTGAACTTTTCCCCCGGGTAGGAATCAATGTTCGGATGAACGGTAGTACCGAAGTCTTAGAGAAAGTGCTCTATGATTTAGAATCTAGGCATCCTTTGTTATTTATTGATCACCTTCAAGTCATGAGCCGCCAAATCCGGCAGCGTAGCTTGCAAGATCGAAAAAAAATCATTGAAAAAACCCTACTGACGATTAGCTTTGAGCTTTACGGGTATATGCGAGATCCTAATGCACCACCCGTTGGCGCTTAA
- a CDS encoding O-linked N-acetylglucosamine transferase family protein — translation MNIEEIILQARKLQMHRHLYQSAQLYQQILDNYPNHPEALLGLGNIAIQNKDFTAAIAHLERLLTVITPQAPLLNALSMAHNNQGSRLFEVADLSPAITHFQRAVALNPNNKLAWRNLTLSQLQLGLSQAAVISARQTAALDPHNQEAQLLLARSLITDNQPLAAIDLLHSLSNIPLSNETLIAVAEQWLRCHQSHQAWALLQQQCTHLNTLTPHIMTLARRYGENWQAAQWLQQRLRQEPNVSEKQYLDLAQAFAHAGESHQAMSLYQQALAVNPNSWQAKLGSMLTLPIIYDNHQQLTVARNRFTDGLNALKTWQPKYLPQLADLVWSNFFLAYQGFNDLQLQTEYGNWLHQWASHAQDTPYQVQHTCAATLRRIGFVSSFFRDCTVGHYFGHWPETLRKAGFEVIVYQLSTKGDHYTHTIASSTSKFYYLTGNLSQCAAKILEDKLDGLIYPELGMDAQVLVLAALRLAPLQCCAWGHPITSGLPTIDIYFSCGTMEPNIAQDHYREQLILLPGIGTSYPAPLTPPAANRQDLGLPENRTLYLLPQSPFKIHPDMDTLLAQILAEDSMGTLVLFMGQDRRVTDRLWKRLEAALANTGANPKMQMLLLPVTSRTRYLQINRCCNLMLDPPHWSGGNTALDALSSGLPIISLPSGYMRGRQTAAMLTLLELPELIAHNTQDYVAKALYYGGDKLENQRLRNYISARCGRLFNQQAPLEALIDFFQSFKG, via the coding sequence ATGAATATAGAGGAGATTATCTTACAGGCGCGTAAACTACAGATGCATCGTCATCTTTATCAAAGCGCTCAACTTTATCAGCAAATTCTTGATAACTACCCAAATCATCCAGAAGCGTTACTTGGGCTGGGCAATATCGCTATCCAGAACAAAGACTTTACCGCTGCTATTGCTCATTTAGAGCGTCTACTCACGGTAATAACGCCTCAAGCACCTCTCTTAAATGCCCTAAGCATGGCTCACAATAACCAGGGCTCACGGTTATTTGAAGTAGCTGATCTATCACCCGCCATCACCCATTTTCAACGGGCAGTTGCCCTTAATCCTAATAATAAACTGGCTTGGCGCAATTTAACGCTAAGCCAGCTTCAACTTGGACTAAGCCAAGCTGCCGTCATCAGCGCTCGTCAAACCGCTGCTTTAGATCCCCATAATCAGGAAGCTCAATTATTGTTAGCACGGTCATTGATTACCGATAATCAACCTTTGGCGGCCATTGACTTATTGCATAGTTTATCAAATATCCCTTTATCTAATGAAACCCTTATAGCTGTTGCTGAACAATGGCTACGCTGTCATCAATCCCATCAGGCATGGGCTTTGCTACAGCAACAATGTACCCATTTAAATACTTTAACCCCTCACATTATGACCTTAGCTCGCCGCTACGGAGAAAACTGGCAAGCGGCTCAATGGCTACAACAAAGGCTTAGACAAGAGCCGAATGTGAGTGAAAAACAGTATTTAGATCTGGCGCAAGCATTTGCCCACGCCGGGGAATCCCATCAGGCAATGAGCCTTTATCAACAAGCCCTAGCCGTCAACCCAAACTCTTGGCAAGCAAAGCTAGGTTCAATGCTTACCCTACCTATTATCTATGATAACCATCAACAGCTTACCGTGGCGCGGAACCGCTTTACCGATGGACTTAACGCACTTAAGACCTGGCAACCAAAATATTTACCCCAGCTAGCAGACTTAGTTTGGTCTAATTTTTTTCTAGCTTACCAAGGATTTAATGATCTTCAGCTGCAAACTGAGTACGGTAACTGGCTACATCAGTGGGCAAGCCACGCACAAGATACGCCTTATCAAGTTCAGCATACCTGCGCTGCAACACTGCGTCGTATCGGATTTGTTTCAAGCTTTTTCCGCGATTGTACTGTGGGTCATTACTTCGGTCATTGGCCTGAGACCCTGCGTAAAGCGGGATTTGAAGTGATAGTTTACCAACTAAGTACCAAAGGAGATCATTACACTCACACTATCGCAAGTTCAACCAGTAAATTTTATTATTTGACTGGCAATCTTTCTCAATGTGCTGCCAAAATCTTAGAAGATAAACTTGATGGGCTTATCTACCCAGAGCTGGGTATGGACGCTCAAGTATTGGTGCTTGCTGCCCTTAGACTAGCCCCGCTTCAGTGTTGCGCTTGGGGTCACCCAATTACCAGCGGTCTACCTACTATAGATATTTATTTTTCCTGTGGGACTATGGAGCCTAATATCGCTCAAGATCATTACCGGGAGCAACTGATATTGCTCCCCGGAATTGGCACTAGCTACCCTGCGCCCTTAACCCCTCCCGCTGCGAACCGTCAAGATCTCGGTCTACCTGAAAACCGCACCTTATATCTATTACCTCAGTCGCCGTTTAAGATTCACCCCGATATGGATACTTTACTCGCTCAGATATTGGCTGAAGACAGTATGGGTACACTGGTATTATTTATGGGTCAAGATCGCCGTGTAACTGACCGGTTATGGAAACGCTTAGAAGCTGCCCTAGCTAACACTGGCGCAAACCCTAAAATGCAAATGCTGCTACTTCCAGTCACATCTCGTACTCGTTACTTACAAATTAACCGCTGCTGTAATCTTATGCTTGATCCACCCCATTGGTCAGGGGGAAATACGGCTTTGGACGCGCTTAGCTCCGGGCTACCCATTATCTCATTACCCAGCGGGTATATGCGGGGACGACAAACAGCTGCTATGCTTACTTTGCTGGAACTACCTGAGCTTATTGCCCATAATACTCAGGATTATGTTGCTAAAGCACTCTACTATGGTGGGGATAAATTGGAAAATCAACGACTGCGGAATTATATTTCAGCCCGTTGCGGGCGACTTTTTAATCAGCAAGCGCCTCTTGAAGCGCTGATTGATTTTTTTCAAAGCTTTAAAGGATAA
- a CDS encoding pilus assembly protein PilZ, with amino-acid sequence MHHPLALNHRMLANLLAGLCLLALIIIVLKALYPVRLSPDAGKTQAKTDSVNTHPPARKPPEQIALIPFTRYGEIATRPLFRPNRQPPDPDEMETGETNETKEQRAIREREEQQLNSHVEDLFVISGIVVTDHKAIALLHDIKNDKLLRAIEGEELEGWKIKQIFPDNVLFRNTERVETLNLIRRFEPVKASTSPKNSPSAR; translated from the coding sequence ATGCACCACCCGTTGGCGCTTAATCATCGGATGCTGGCTAATTTGCTGGCAGGTTTATGTTTATTGGCGCTGATAATCATTGTTTTAAAGGCGCTATATCCCGTAAGGCTTTCACCGGATGCAGGTAAAACGCAGGCCAAAACAGACTCGGTAAACACTCATCCCCCTGCGCGGAAACCACCAGAGCAAATTGCGTTAATTCCTTTCACTCGCTATGGGGAGATTGCTACTCGTCCACTTTTTCGACCCAATCGCCAGCCCCCTGATCCTGATGAAATGGAGACAGGTGAGACTAATGAGACTAAAGAACAAAGAGCTATCCGGGAAAGGGAGGAGCAACAGCTCAATAGTCATGTGGAGGATTTATTTGTCATTAGCGGGATTGTGGTTACTGACCATAAAGCTATAGCTCTTTTGCACGATATTAAAAATGACAAACTGCTACGAGCGATTGAGGGAGAGGAGCTAGAGGGTTGGAAAATCAAGCAGATTTTTCCTGATAATGTATTATTTAGGAATACGGAACGAGTAGAGACCTTGAATTTAATTCGGCGCTTTGAGCCGGTTAAAGCAAGTACATCGCCGAAAAACTCACCCTCAGCTCGATAA
- a CDS encoding c-type cytochrome: MEKKMLKHTLLIMASAAMASASISALAEGDAAAGKADFTKNGCVACHGAEGQSVNPAMFPVLKGKDADYISKQLHAFKSGERKGQGPGMIMNQNTKKLSDNDIANIAAFIESLK; encoded by the coding sequence ATGGAGAAGAAAATGCTAAAACATACCCTATTAATTATGGCCAGCGCTGCAATGGCTTCCGCTTCAATCTCTGCTTTAGCAGAGGGTGATGCTGCAGCAGGCAAGGCGGATTTTACGAAAAATGGATGTGTCGCTTGCCATGGAGCTGAAGGTCAGAGCGTTAACCCAGCTATGTTCCCAGTACTTAAAGGCAAAGATGCCGATTATATTAGTAAGCAGCTTCATGCCTTTAAAAGCGGTGAACGCAAAGGACAAGGCCCTGGGATGATCATGAATCAAAATACTAAAAAACTGAGCGATAATGATATTGCCAATATTGCAGCCTTTATAGAAAGCTTGAAATAA
- the gspD gene encoding type II secretion system secretin GspD encodes MNWLVAVCFLTLSACINQTPRTEDQQQSEPLETSSSDSDQQSLAPQQEQEQEQDKDKAIATEVKLKDKEKKKAKPPELYPGSNHFIDLKAAGKSPAFEVVKGAILLNFENTNLREVVKTILGDILGENYLIDPAVQGTVTVQTGRPLPKEVLVPTLENLLRMNNAALVQSKGLYKVVLTSQALQGNLSPHLKAAQATPGYGVRIIPLHYIGAAEMEKILTPFVPKEAFILVDPNRNLIMLAGIAQELDQWQETVDVFDVNWLKGMSVGLYRLQNTEAGTVATELDGIFGAESDTPLAGMFRFVPVERLNGILVITSQSKYLDEVKTWIDRLDLDEDIESEHFYVYQVQNGKAEYLADLLQSAFGQESSASSSGKVAPGQRSSQLFSSPGGRGGMGSMSGSGGFGSSSFGSGGFGSSSGGMGGSMGGSMGGRTGGGFLASQEVDPNAATQESATAPDKSTQKTDPNQPAQALNLQISQAESKGNKGKEKSGVGKKIKSLLGGTKSSDSEEPEVRIIPDEANNSLLIATTPPTYDKIRAILRHLDIAPRQVLIEATIAEVTLTGALQYGVQWFFKNGIGKAGNNNFSGTGTINTGGASPLTAAAASAAKALGSSNFSYALTSGGAINALLTAAASESKLNVLSSPQLMVLDNQMAEIQVGDQVPILSGQTAGVGGIGTGVLTSQVQYKNTGVMLTVIPRVNAGGRVTLELKQEVTDQGSAVTVGNISNFTFLQRAFQSVVTVQSGNTIILGGLIRTNDTFNSNGVPFLYKLPLVGSLFGSRNTTKNRTELIVLMTPRVVRDQTEARLVTEEFRQKLNNASNIANQEATMEDEGGDPYYSNIESQPLK; translated from the coding sequence ATGAACTGGCTCGTAGCTGTTTGTTTTCTTACCTTAAGCGCTTGTATAAATCAGACTCCCCGTACTGAAGATCAGCAGCAATCAGAACCCCTTGAGACTTCCTCTTCTGATTCGGATCAGCAATCTTTGGCACCGCAGCAAGAGCAAGAGCAAGAGCAAGATAAGGATAAAGCCATAGCCACTGAAGTAAAGCTTAAAGATAAAGAGAAGAAAAAAGCCAAACCGCCAGAGCTTTACCCCGGAAGTAATCACTTCATTGATCTTAAGGCCGCCGGCAAATCGCCTGCTTTTGAGGTAGTAAAAGGCGCTATTTTATTGAACTTTGAAAATACTAATCTTCGCGAGGTAGTTAAAACTATTCTTGGGGATATCTTAGGGGAGAATTATCTCATTGATCCGGCGGTTCAAGGAACAGTGACGGTACAAACGGGTCGACCACTGCCCAAGGAGGTGTTAGTCCCCACCCTTGAAAACTTGCTGCGGATGAATAACGCGGCTTTAGTACAGTCCAAAGGGCTATATAAGGTTGTTCTGACGAGCCAGGCGCTCCAAGGAAATCTATCCCCCCATTTAAAGGCGGCTCAGGCGACCCCGGGGTATGGCGTGCGGATTATCCCGTTACACTACATTGGGGCAGCTGAGATGGAGAAAATCCTCACTCCCTTTGTCCCCAAGGAAGCTTTTATTCTAGTGGATCCTAATCGAAACTTGATCATGCTAGCGGGTATCGCCCAAGAACTGGATCAATGGCAGGAGACCGTAGATGTTTTTGATGTGAACTGGCTTAAAGGCATGTCGGTGGGATTATATCGGTTGCAAAACACCGAGGCTGGAACGGTGGCTACTGAATTGGATGGGATTTTTGGCGCTGAATCGGATACCCCGTTAGCGGGAATGTTTCGCTTTGTGCCGGTTGAGCGGCTTAACGGTATTTTGGTGATTACTTCTCAGTCCAAATATCTGGATGAGGTGAAAACGTGGATAGATCGCCTGGATCTAGATGAAGATATCGAATCAGAGCATTTTTACGTCTACCAAGTGCAAAATGGCAAGGCCGAGTATCTGGCTGATCTATTACAAAGCGCTTTTGGTCAAGAAAGTAGCGCTTCCTCATCGGGTAAGGTTGCGCCAGGGCAACGATCCAGTCAGCTGTTCTCATCTCCTGGGGGGAGAGGAGGCATGGGTTCTATGTCCGGATCAGGCGGGTTCGGTTCTTCTTCGTTTGGTTCCGGCGGTTTTGGTTCCTCCTCTGGTGGTATGGGGGGAAGCATGGGCGGAAGTATGGGTGGACGTACGGGAGGTGGGTTTTTAGCCTCTCAGGAGGTAGATCCTAATGCAGCTACTCAAGAATCGGCTACAGCACCTGATAAATCTACCCAGAAAACAGATCCCAATCAGCCTGCGCAAGCCTTAAATCTGCAAATTTCTCAAGCAGAAAGTAAAGGCAATAAAGGGAAAGAAAAATCTGGCGTAGGTAAAAAGATAAAATCTCTATTGGGTGGCACTAAAAGCAGTGATAGCGAAGAACCCGAGGTACGTATTATTCCCGATGAAGCTAATAACTCATTGCTGATTGCCACCACGCCTCCGACTTACGATAAGATCAGAGCCATTCTTCGCCATCTGGATATAGCCCCTCGCCAAGTGCTGATAGAGGCTACTATTGCTGAAGTGACCTTAACCGGTGCGCTTCAATATGGGGTGCAATGGTTTTTCAAAAATGGGATCGGAAAAGCCGGTAATAATAATTTTAGCGGTACCGGTACGATCAATACGGGCGGGGCATCGCCCTTGACCGCTGCTGCAGCTTCTGCGGCTAAAGCCCTGGGAAGCAGTAATTTCTCCTATGCGCTGACGAGTGGAGGAGCCATTAACGCGCTCCTTACTGCGGCGGCCTCTGAGAGCAAGCTTAACGTGCTTTCCTCTCCCCAGCTGATGGTGCTGGATAACCAGATGGCCGAGATTCAAGTGGGAGATCAGGTACCTATTCTATCTGGCCAGACAGCAGGCGTAGGGGGGATTGGGACGGGCGTACTCACCTCGCAAGTTCAGTATAAAAATACCGGTGTTATGTTAACCGTTATTCCCCGCGTTAATGCGGGAGGGCGGGTGACGTTAGAGCTTAAGCAAGAGGTGACTGATCAAGGCAGTGCAGTGACGGTAGGGAATATTTCAAATTTTACTTTTCTACAGCGCGCTTTCCAGAGCGTGGTGACGGTGCAAAGCGGCAATACAATTATCTTAGGGGGCTTAATTCGCACTAATGATACGTTTAACAGTAACGGGGTTCCTTTTTTATATAAATTGCCCCTCGTAGGCTCTCTGTTTGGTTCTCGGAACACCACTAAGAACCGCACTGAGTTGATTGTACTGATGACTCCGCGCGTAGTGCGGGATCAAACTGAAGCCAGGTTGGTGACCGAAGAATTTCGTCAAAAGCTGAATAACGCTTCTAATATTGCTAACCAAGAGGCGACAATGGAAGATGAAGGGGGAGATCCTTATTATTCTAATATAGAAAGTCAACCCCTAAAATGA
- a CDS encoding prepilin-type N-terminal cleavage/methylation domain-containing protein yields the protein MTVNLSRYGLKKIKRSHGGFTLVELLIAITLVGIILVILFSSLRLSTRSWEAAEQKTQSIEKFRVIDSLFRRQLRELKLLFYHDPEQGSVITFWGSSNSMRFVAPLLTHLGLGGLYWITYKVVKKGKTSQLIMNWQPYRPNEPLTDQPEQEVLLDAIDSVRFSYFGGNMAMGEGFQWREGWENLQQAPQLVRLKISTEGIQWPQLVARIQVDPRDSSQAPGGGGIGFGP from the coding sequence TTGACAGTTAATTTATCACGGTATGGCTTAAAAAAAATAAAACGCTCACATGGCGGATTTACCTTGGTAGAACTGCTCATTGCCATTACCTTAGTAGGGATAATTTTGGTGATCTTATTTAGTAGTTTACGGCTATCAACCCGCAGTTGGGAGGCGGCTGAGCAAAAGACTCAGTCGATTGAAAAATTCAGAGTCATCGATAGTCTATTTCGTCGTCAACTTAGAGAGCTTAAGCTGTTGTTTTACCATGATCCTGAGCAAGGATCTGTAATTACTTTTTGGGGTAGCTCTAATAGCATGAGGTTTGTGGCCCCCTTACTCACTCATTTAGGCTTAGGTGGACTGTATTGGATCACCTATAAGGTGGTGAAAAAAGGGAAGACATCACAATTAATCATGAATTGGCAGCCTTACCGACCTAATGAGCCACTGACAGATCAACCTGAGCAGGAAGTGTTATTAGATGCCATCGATAGTGTAAGATTTTCTTACTTCGGTGGAAATATGGCGATGGGCGAAGGATTTCAGTGGCGTGAAGGTTGGGAAAATTTACAGCAGGCACCACAACTTGTACGTTTAAAAATCAGCACTGAGGGTATTCAATGGCCCCAGTTGGTCGCTCGTATTCAGGTTGATCCCCGAGATAGCAGTCAAGCGCCAGGGGGAGGAGGTATTGGCTTTGGCCCTTAA
- a CDS encoding type II secretion system minor pseudopilin, which translates to MALALKHQTLGSQATHRGIALVLVLWAITLVAVIAASFAYTVGIEATLAANLVGQAKARALAEAGIHYAIFDLLGSVQLHRFTADGTPYPIEIGSETVTISVRDVTGLIDLNTASRELLGGLFMAAGVPQDQLDSLLDVIEDWRDPDDIPHPQGAEDQDYIAAGLPYGAKDAPFEEVTELQQVFGVSLELYRRVEKSLTVFSGQAGINPAAASRETLLAIPGIDPGSVEAYVQARAESQAAGGTPPPPPAMGAGYLAQTGGVAYSLHAEAKITGGGVAIIEATVSPGALNTGGIIPNSSVFEWRSL; encoded by the coding sequence TTGGCTTTGGCCCTTAAGCACCAAACTCTGGGCAGTCAGGCTACCCATCGAGGTATTGCTCTGGTATTAGTATTATGGGCAATTACTTTAGTAGCTGTTATTGCGGCCAGCTTTGCTTACACTGTGGGTATTGAGGCTACGCTTGCTGCAAACTTGGTAGGGCAGGCGAAAGCGCGAGCTTTGGCAGAAGCCGGTATTCATTATGCTATTTTTGATCTTCTCGGCTCCGTGCAATTACATCGTTTTACTGCTGATGGTACCCCTTACCCTATAGAGATTGGCTCGGAAACCGTGACTATTTCAGTTCGGGATGTTACGGGGCTAATTGATTTAAACACGGCCAGCCGAGAGCTTTTAGGGGGATTATTCATGGCGGCTGGTGTACCACAAGATCAGCTAGATTCTTTACTTGATGTGATTGAAGATTGGCGAGATCCCGATGATATACCTCACCCACAGGGCGCAGAAGATCAAGACTATATTGCTGCTGGATTACCTTATGGCGCTAAGGATGCCCCTTTTGAAGAGGTCACAGAGCTGCAGCAAGTTTTTGGCGTATCGTTAGAGTTATATCGACGGGTTGAGAAATCATTGACCGTATTTTCTGGGCAGGCGGGTATTAATCCTGCAGCCGCATCTAGAGAGACTTTATTAGCCATCCCAGGAATTGATCCCGGATCGGTTGAAGCTTATGTTCAAGCGCGTGCAGAAAGCCAAGCCGCGGGAGGGACACCGCCTCCCCCGCCTGCTATGGGTGCTGGATATTTGGCTCAGACGGGGGGGGTAGCGTATAGTTTGCACGCTGAGGCCAAGATAACAGGAGGGGGAGTTGCCATTATAGAAGCTACAGTATCCCCAGGGGCTTTGAATACGGGAGGCATCATCCCCAATTCATCGGTATTTGAGTGGAGGAGTTTATAG